The Micropterus dolomieu isolate WLL.071019.BEF.003 ecotype Adirondacks linkage group LG23, ASM2129224v1, whole genome shotgun sequence DNA window TGCTGATCCCCATCTGTTGGACTACTAACGACATTCGTCATTTCGACAACGCTATCATGATCGACTATTTTCACAGAAAGGAGCTGGGGGCCTCGCTCTATATTGGCTGGGGCTGTGCGGCGCTGCTGATCATGGGTGGGAGCCTCCTCTGCAGCAACTGTCCCCCCCCAGATGAGAACGGCTATGATGTGAGGTACTCCAAGGCTCGTTCTATAGAGAGCAGCACTGCCTACGTATTAGTATAAGAGATAAGACAAAAGACTACTACTCGATTAAAATAGTTGAATATTAATTATGTGATTGATTCACATTTTGTCTTTTGATCTGACTCTTTTTTCCCTGTATTACATGCCATTAAAATGTGGGTTgtccagggctggactggggcatttttggcccaggtggCTTACCACAATCGGTCTGACACCCCTCCCTACACCACCTACTCCCCCTACACCATTGTTACAGTCCCCTTAAATATGTACTGTAATATTCTCCCAAACAACTATAAATTTGGGAAGGAAGTGCTGTGGATAAATGTACCAGTTACAAGTGGAtcagtgtatttattttactgactcACTGTTGATCAAATGTGGCCATGGAAAACACAGCTCATACTTAAATAGAAGTACTAGTAattgtcaaagaaaaaaaaaactagaagTCACaatatcattttaatattttattagttcCAGAATTGTTGGAATTCCCTGACAAAGCTGTACAGTTTCAACAAGAACATACTGAGAATGAGCAAAAAGCTGTTTTGGATGAAAATAAACaggatgaaatgaaaatgtttttcctaaTACATaagcattcattcattttagcaCAGTAGGCTTCAGGTGTTGTATAATAGGCCATATTATATAGTCACATCTTTATAAAGGGAACCTAATAAGCCTAATAATCTAAATTAATTTATCATGGTACATATGGACCTAGGTCACTCACAACAGTGTTTGCTTAGCCCGTGTAAAGCTGACAAAATAACATCACCTAGTCAGACAGTTAGCTGAAGTTGCAACTTCATTAAGGAACTATATGCTGGCTACAAAAACAATGCCAAATAGCTTATGCTACGCTATTTGACATTAATGATTTTGACGggcagttggcaccttagcctttgctcatcagtgtatgaatgtggatgattgtgatgtagtgtaaaggcgctttgagtggttggaaagaCTAAACCttaattttacaaataaataaaatcacaacaacacaacagaaaaTTAGCAATCATATTCATAATCACTGTTTTTCATTCACAGTCACAAAAGACTGCATCCTGGCTTCATAATCATTTTTGTTTAGAGAAACTCTGCTTCAATACAGTGACTCATCTGAATGAAAGTCAACTCTCATAGGTCTCATCACACAGGTGGTGCTGTGTGGAGCTGACCTCCCTCTGCTGGGAGAAGGACAAAAGGGAATTTTGCCTCTAGTATCGTTTGGCAGTGTGATCACTCTGGAAGTCATGTGTTCTGTGTGGGAACCATTGCAAAGCTATTAATCTTTGCCAAACAGAGAGTACCTGGGTATTTACATTCATTGTGAATGACTGTCAAATATTTCAGTGATAGTCagaaattagatattttttacTGATTTAAGAAGTGATTAaattttgtctttaaatgttaattgaataATAACTCACAACTGGATGTTtgaaaaagtgtttatttcattttagatttatcaaaataaagtaaaaacatacTGAAACATAATTGGCATAATTAGTACCCTTACGCAAATACTGCACTATCTTTATTACTGGTGAATGATTTCAAACATTGTTTGAAATTTACAGAACAATAATGCTTATGGGTTGATGAGAAACATAGTTTGTCTCTGTGGTGTGTCCTTATAGGGGCCTCTGCGTGCATCTCTGAAACGCCACTGTCCTTTCTAATAGTGTTGACATTGGATGCGTCAGGTGAAATTTCTTCACAAACCTGTTTAAAATTTACCAACGACATCAGCAGAAACTCCTCCTCTGAGGAAACAGTAAAAACCGCTAACTGAtcttttgtctctctcactGGTAAATGACTCCAGCTCTCAGCAACACACAGTTGTACCTCTTTGAAAAGATCAACAAAGCTTCAGCATGGTTTCAGGTGGAAGACAGATTCTGGGGTTGGCCATGGCCATCATCGGCTTTCTGGGGAGCATCATAATCTGCGCTCTCCCCACCTGGAAAGTCACAGCTTTCATTGGAGCCAACATTGTCACTGCTCAGGTGATCTGGGAGGGTTTGTGGATGAACTGTGTGACCCAGAGTACAGGCCAGATGCAATGCAAAGTCTATGACTCTCTCCTCGCCTTACCCGAGGACCTCCAGGCTTCCAGAGCATTCGTCATCATTGCCGTCATCACTGGGCTCTTTGGGATCCTTCTTGGCGTGGTCGGGGGCAAGTGCACCAACTTTGTACAGGACGAAAGGCAAAAGATCAAAGTGGCCATCACTTCTGGAGTCATCTTCATCCTCGCAGGCCTCATGGTGCTGATCCCCGTCTGCTGGACCACCAACACCGTCGTTCGTGATTTCTACAACCCTGTCTTGGTCGACGCTCAGAGGAGGGAGCTCGGGGCCTCGATCTACATTGGCTTCGCATGCGCAGGGCTGCTGATCATGGGTGGGGCTCTCCTCTGCAGCAACTGTCCGCCTAGAGATGAGAACGACTATGATGTGACGTACTCTAAGGCTCGCTCTATACAGAGCAGCAAGGCCTACGTTTAGATCTTCAGGCggaagcagaggagggacaGTCTGTTGGAAAGAGATATGACAAAGAGTTTGTGAAAGAAAGATGCAGAATGGGAACGAGTATGTCTATAATGTGTTATCTATATCTATAAAGTAGATGTGAACTTTTACAGTATGAGTGTGTAACTCAATCAtgtgttttagtttaaaaaaacatccttAGGAATTATATGTTGTAGAATGTTTAGATTTTCTATATGtgtacataaaatgtttttgtattttgcacAATTACAGACTCTTTAACATACTTCTccttatattttttaaatatatgttgttTAGTTGCACATGTTCAGACACtctttataataaattataaattaaaaaaactgctATATATGAAATTTATTAATGTGAAATCCGCCTATGTAGTTGCTGTTGTGGCTAATACTATTTCtcgatcaaactagttaaatATTGATGACTATGTGATTGATTCACATCTGTTTGAATTGAATATTCTTCTGATTTTGCGTGATTGATGTTTTTCTCTGTATTATTGCACGTCATTAAAATTTAGGTTGTTTGTGAGCATGTGAGATTGCATACCTCTTGAGACTTTTCCATCTTGTCATAGTGGTTTAGCTACACAGCAGCGGGGATGACAAAAGCCAAATAACTCGATGAACAGTGAATCTGGTTTTTCAAGCGCACAGGAAAGAATCTATACGAACAGGTTGTGTGACAATGTGTCCTTCGTACCAAAGAAACATTgctaaacaaacaaagacactgaACTGTAAccttgtgtgtattttttgagtttgaatgtgtgtatgtattttctCCTTTTGTCTTATAAGACTGATCAGGTTTGTAAACGTTTGCATTAGAGAAAGAGAtgtcaagaaaataaaaaacaatgttaaTAAATGACAAGACTCTGGTAAACAGGTAAACTCTGCTGCACTCGACTCTTTTTGCTTATAGGTTGTGTTTCCATTGATAATAATggtgacttttattttaaaaaagtggtgtCCTCTAGAGTATAGAGATTAAAAAGTACACAATTATGCGAAAATGAAAATTTAGTTTGACAtaatgtgggggaaaaaaggaatcCACATAAAAAGGATCCCTCTGAACTTTACAAGGACAGCaagattaaaaatgattttgacTTTTGATTAAAAGATTATTGTAggtaatgtgtgtttgtgtgtgtgcgcgcacacgtGTGTGGAGAGGGGGTTTTGCATGTTTCAAACAGGTTTTCATGCGCGGTAGCTGCTGCTAGACTGAAACTGGTTTTCTCCCAGGAGATTGTGGTTCACATCATTCTCCATTGTTACACCAATCCATTCTGTTGACACGCATAACTCGCATGGACAAATGCAATGCCAGAGAATGTGtgtacaaacatgcacacacacacacattgagttCACACATGTATTAACTTTTGAATCAAATCAGATTTAGAAAGACGGTATGTGACAAGAGAAAGGATGCAGCGCCTCATGAGTGTTTATCGTATAAACAAGTTTAATCTTCAGAGGGATTTCATTCTTTCTGCTTTATCCAAAGCTTACTGTTTACAGAATAATGTCATCATATGGAGGTAATGAGGGAGGGAGTAGATGATGTCACagcctctctcttcctctctgtttttctgtgaacCTACCCTTTCTTTTCCCTACAGTAGGTGTGGTGCATCTACACTAATCAGTAGCGCACAGGCAGCCACTCAGGTGACAGTACAGAAAGAACACTCAGGTAGAGAAACCAagagagaacagacagagagagagagaaggggagggagAGGACAGCAGTTATACAAGGATacaaaggaggagggggagaaagagggaaagtaGGCTGTAAACAAATTGACTGGGGCTGAATTGAGACACCTGGAGTCAAGTAAAAGCTACTGGACAGACAGGGCTCTGTATCCCAGGGACAGATATTTCACAACAATTCAATTGCAACTGCGGCTTGCTAGAAGAACTCACATTTTGAGAAAGACTGACACAGAAAAGCTCACAGAAAGAtacaagagaagaaaagagtgaCCAGAGGGACCaggaggacagaggagacaACAGAGGAGAATAAAAAGatcacagcacttttcaaagGTCTGTGAGGATTTCTTGAGCAGTTTCAGGGATCTTCCCTCCATCTCTGCATCATGGCCTCCATGGGGATGCAGCTGCTGGCCAGCGCCCTGTCCCTCCTGGGTTGGGCAGGGATCATCATCAGCTGCATAATGCCCATGTGGCGGGTCACAGCCTTCGTGGGAACCACCATTATCACCTCCCAGACAATCTGGGAGGGCATCTGGATGAACTGTTGGGTTGAGAGCACAGGGCACATCCAGTGCAAACCTTATGAGTCTGTCCTTGCTCTGACCACAGACCTGCAGGCTGCCAGGTCTCTAACTGTCCTAGCCATCGCTACAGGCGGCGCAGGCCTCTTTCTGGCCTTCATTGGAGGGAAGTGCACTCGCTTTTTGGATAAGGAAGGAGGCGGGGCTAAGGGTAAGGTGGCCATAGCAGCGGGGGCAGTGTTGATTGCCACAGGGCTGCTGTGTTTGATTCCCACATCGTGGGTGGCCGGGGCCCTGGTGAGGAATTTCTACAGCGCCTCCACCGATGCTCAGCGGAGGGAGATTGGAGCCTCTCTCTATATTGGGTGGGGAGCAGCCATCCTGCTTATTTTAGGAGGGGGTTTGTTCATCAGTTCAGCACGCCCCTTCAAATTCCATGATGAAGAAAAGA harbors:
- the LOC123963478 gene encoding claudin-4-like, with the translated sequence MVSGGRQILGLAMAIIGFLGSIIICALPTWKVTAFIGANIVTAQVIWEGLWMNCVTQSTGQMQCKVYDSLLALPEDLQASRAFVIIAVITGLFGILLGVVGGKCTNFVQDERQKIKVAITSGVIFILAGLMVLIPVCWTTNTVVRDFYNPVLVDAQRRELGASIYIGFACAGLLIMGGALLCSNCPPRDENDYDVTYSKARSIQSSKAYV
- the LOC123962635 gene encoding claudin-4-like; the protein is MASMGMQLLASALSLLGWAGIIISCIMPMWRVTAFVGTTIITSQTIWEGIWMNCWVESTGHIQCKPYESVLALTTDLQAARSLTVLAIATGGAGLFLAFIGGKCTRFLDKEGGGAKGKVAIAAGAVLIATGLLCLIPTSWVAGALVRNFYSASTDAQRREIGASLYIGWGAAILLILGGGLFISSARPFKFHDEEKSPSVRYLVVRSTPGSNRSSPHHSRAPSARSQSVGAVFPSSQSYDGASTKSQLYTRPPWEGRPEQGSGQESERSWVPSTKSQMKRLGSAKSEDSETPSQLISVKSETEEASSNPPRSYI